The sequence ATTTGTACCCGCTTCAGTTTCGGGGTGGCTGGTTGCTGCGCAGCGGCCGGCATGCTGATCGCGCCGATGAGGGCGGCAGCACTAAGAATGGCAACGAGTTTCTTTTTCATGGGAGATTGGCCTCTCTGGAAAGTTTGGGGATCGGGATCCCGCAAGCAATGTAGCACAGCAGCCAGAGAGGGCCAGCGCCGGTTGGGCAGCCAGGTTGCGCCCAAAAAAGGAAAGCCGGGCTGGTTCGCCCGGCGTTTCATATGGGAAGCGTCCATCGCTGGATCAGTATTCCCATCAACCTTGTCGACCTAAATTCGAATTACTAAGTTCGTGAAAAACCTCACATCACCAGGGCGAGGCTTTCCAGTTCGCGTTGCAGTACGGGCAGAGAGCACCCGGAGATTTCGACCCGGCCGGCGGCGTCCAGAGCCGCTTGTGGCGACACTCCATAACCGCGGCCCATCAGAAACACTTGCAACAATTCAGCAGCATCCCGGGAATCAATCATGCCGCCCTGCAACAAATCGTTGCGCAGAGCCGCCAGTTCTATCGAAGAAAATCTTTCTCTCATGGCCGTCATCACCTCCGACCCCCTACTGCTGTGATCTATTAGACTCATCGGCAACCTACTTTGTTGCATGCAATTAAACTGCCGGAGATTCCCCACCTCGATGGATACGGTTTTCCGGGTAGTAACGTTCCCTCCAAACGTGCTGGATACAGTGATTTAGGGGAAGAAATGGGTGGAATCAGCACTCGCCAGCCAGGTTGCCAACAATGTTCAAACTGACACTCTGTGTCATTCTGCGGGGGCCCACGACTGGACTTGGCGATCGGATCAGGCCGCGTCTACGGTAGCGGCATCCATCAGCAAAATCGGAATCCCATCCTGGATGGGATACACGCGACGGCATTCGCTGCATTTCAGGCTGGGCGGGTTCTCTCGCAGGGCGAGCGCTTTCTTGCAAGCGGGACAAACCAGAATGTCGAGCAGATCCTGCGGAATCATGATCAGCCATTCT is a genomic window of Acidobacteriota bacterium containing:
- a CDS encoding Trm112 family protein — protein: MIPQDLLDILVCPACKKALALRENPPSLKCSECRRVYPIQDGIPILLMDAATVDAA